In the Streptomyces sp. 3214.6 genome, CCTCAGGCACCGTGCACGTGGCCGGCGCCGCCGTCAGCACCGGTCTGCGCGGCCGCACCCGGGAGCAGCGGCGCGGACTGCAACTCGTGACGCAGAACCCGCTCGGCGCGCTGAACCCCAGCCGCACCGTCGCCGCCGCCGTGGGCCGACCACTGCGCCTGCACCGACGCTGCCCCGCCCAGGAGGTCCCCGAACGCGTGGCCGAACTCCTCGAACAGGTCGGTCTGTCGCCCGCGTTCGCCGACCGCTACCCGCACGAACTGTCCGGCGGGCAGCGCCAGCGGGTGGCCATCGCCCGGGCGCTGGCCGCCGAGCCCGACGTCCTGATCTGCGACGAAGTCACCTCCGCGCTCGACCCCGACACCGGCCGCTCGATCATGGACCTGCTGACCGGGCTGCGCGAGCGGCACGGCATGACGCTCGTCCTCATCAGCCACGACCTGCCCCTCATCGCCGACCGCACGGACACCGTCACCGTGCTGGAAGCCGGGCGCGTCGTGGAGTCCGGACGCACCGCCGACGTCTTCCACGCCCCTCGCCATGAGGCGACCCGGGCCCTGCTGGGCACGTACGCTCCCGCGGCCGGCCCCTGACGAGCACGACCGGCCGGCAGCCCCCGCAGCGACCCGACACGGGCCGGCAGTTCAGCGGATCCGGTCGTAGACCAGGGCCAACGTGCCGTGCTCGCCCGCCGTCTGACGGGCCAGTGACCACTTCCCCGCGGGCAGGCCGTCGTCGAAGAGACGCGGGCCGCCGCCGAGGAAGACCGGGAAGACCGTGAGCGCGAGCCGGTCCACCTGGTCGGCGGCCAGCAGCGCCTTGATGACGCTCGCGCTGGAGAGCACGAGGATGTCGCCGCCGTCGGTCGCCCTGAGGTCCGCGACCGTCTCGGCGGCCGGCTTGTCGACGATCGTCGTCCGCTCCCACGGCGCCTCGCCGAGGGTGGCGGAGAGCACCACCTTGTCGGTGTCGACGAGCCACTTCGCGAAGGCCTCGTCGCGCGGGTCGGCGCCCTCCATGCCGATGACGGTGGGCCAGAAACCGAGGAAACCCTCGGCGTTGACCCGCCCGAGCAGGGCAGTCGTCGCCGGCTCCCACAGGCTGGTCAGATGGTCACGGGCGACGTCGGTGACCGCGTACGGCATCACCCAGCTCATGTCCAGGGGGTTGTCCGGTCCGGCGTAGCGGCCGTCGAGGGAGAGGCTCATGTTGGTGACGACCCTGCGGCCGTGGGCGGCGGTCTGCTCGGTCATTTTGTGCTCCTCGGGTCCGTGTCGGTGTCGGCGCCGGTGCCGTCGGAGGCACCGGTGTCGTGGGTGTCGTGGGTGTCGTCGGGCTCCGCGGCGAGAGTCGCCGTGAGCTTGTCGAGGCTCTGACCGAAGCCGGTCTCGATGCCCGCGACGAAGTCTGCGGAGTCGACGGTGCTGTCGGTGATCCGGTAAAGGACGTCGAGGTCCGTGCCGGCGCCGGTGCGCGTGAGGACGAACTCGACGTGGGAGGTGAAGGCGAGGCCCCCGTCGGGAAGCAGCGGGGAGAGCCGGTAGACGAGGCGCTCACTCGCGCGCACCTCGTGGACGACGCCCTCGGCGCGCCCGGCGACCAGGTCGGAGCCGTCGGCGTCCTCGGCGTCGCGGTACTCCAGGACGACCCGCCCGCCCTCTCGCGCCTCGAAGATGAGCTCGGAGACGCGCAGGTCGTCGGGTGTCCACCAACGGGCGAGCAGGTCGGGCTCGGTCAGGTGGCGCCACACGAGCTCGGGGCGCCCCTTCAGTGACCGGAGGAACCTGAACGAGCGGCCGTCGGCCCACCCCGGCTCCTCGGCGGCCAGCCGCTCCGCCCGGAGGCTGAGCCCATGGCGGTCGTAGGCCGATTGGGGGCCGTCGGCCCGGTCCGCGGTGTCGGCGAGCCGGCTGAGCTCGGCGGCCAGGTCCCGCAGGGCGGCGGACCGCAGCGCGTAGACACGGCGCTGGCCGGTGCGCTGGGACGTGACGACGCCGGCCCGCTCAAGGGTCTGCAGATGCTTGGTCGTCTGCGGCTGACGCGCCTCGGCCAGCTGGGCGAGAACCCCGACGGAGCGGGGCCGCTCGGCCAGCAGGCTCACGAGCCGCCAGCGCGCCGGGTCGGCGAGCGCGGTGAGAAGTGCGTCCATGGCGAGTAGTATTCCTGACAAAGAATATTCGTGTCAAGGAATATGGGTCGCGGGTCCGCCCCTCATGGCCGTCGCTCGGGTGAACCTGTCAGCGGCCCAGGTAGGCGAGCTCGGGGAAGTGCCGCTGGTAGGCGTCCAACAGGCGCTTGGCGACGGCGTACGAGTCGATCAGGGGGTGGATGGTCAGGGCCCTTATGGCGTGCGCGCGATCGCGGGTGGTGGCGGCCCGGATCACCGCGCGTTCCACGGCCTTGACCGAGCACACCAGGCCGGTGCCGTGGTCGGGCAGCGGGGCCCCGGCGATGGAGTGGGCGCCGTTGCCGTCCACATGGCAGGGAACCTCGATGACGGCGTCGTCGTCGAGGACCGGGATCCGGCCGCGGTTGCGGACGTTGAGGATGAGGGTCGCCCGCTCGTCCAGGGCGATGGCCCGCATCAGGGCGAGGGCCACCTGTTCGTAGCCGCCCGACTCCAGATCGCAGGAGTCGCGTTCCCCCATGCCTACGGCCTCGCGGTTCTCGGCCATGTAGGTGACCTCGCGCTCCAGGCGGGTCGCGTCCCAGGCGTTCCAGGCGGCGCGCGACGCCGGCGAGGTCTCGGCGACGGCGCCCAGGGAGTCGTAGAAGTGCTGCTGCTGGGAATGCAGGAAGGCGCCCCGGGTCTGCTCGGCGGCCCCCGCCGAGCGCACCGACTCGCGGCTGAAGTAGTAGTAGTGCAGGTACTCGTTGGGCAGCGCGCCGAGCGTGCGCAGCAGATCGGCGCCGAAGAGTTTGCCCTCCTCGAAGGAGGTCAGCGCGGCCTCGTCCGCGAACAGGGAGGGCAGCAGGTTCCGGCCCTCGGCGTACAGGCCGCGCAGCCAGCCCAGGTGGTTCAGGCCCACGTAGTCCAGGCGGACGCGCGCCGGATCGACGCCTAGCGCCCCGGCCGCGCGGCGGCCGAGGCCCACCGGTGAGTCGCAGATCCCGATCACCCGGTCCCCCAGGTGGGCGGTCATCGCCTCGGTGACCAGGCCGGCCGGATTGGTGAAGTTGATGACCCAGGCCTCGGGCGCCAGGACCGCGATGCGGCGGGCGATCCCGACCGCCACCGGGACGGTGCGCAGCCCGAAGGAGATGCCGCCCGCGCCGACGGTCTCCTGGCCCAGCACTCCTTCCGCCAGCGCGATGCGTTCGTCCGCCGCGCGGCCGGCGAGCCCGCCGACGCGGA is a window encoding:
- a CDS encoding dihydrofolate reductase family protein, which gives rise to MTEQTAAHGRRVVTNMSLSLDGRYAGPDNPLDMSWVMPYAVTDVARDHLTSLWEPATTALLGRVNAEGFLGFWPTVIGMEGADPRDEAFAKWLVDTDKVVLSATLGEAPWERTTIVDKPAAETVADLRATDGGDILVLSSASVIKALLAADQVDRLALTVFPVFLGGGPRLFDDGLPAGKWSLARQTAGEHGTLALVYDRIR
- a CDS encoding metalloregulator ArsR/SmtB family transcription factor, translating into MDALLTALADPARWRLVSLLAERPRSVGVLAQLAEARQPQTTKHLQTLERAGVVTSQRTGQRRVYALRSAALRDLAAELSRLADTADRADGPQSAYDRHGLSLRAERLAAEEPGWADGRSFRFLRSLKGRPELVWRHLTEPDLLARWWTPDDLRVSELIFEAREGGRVVLEYRDAEDADGSDLVAGRAEGVVHEVRASERLVYRLSPLLPDGGLAFTSHVEFVLTRTGAGTDLDVLYRITDSTVDSADFVAGIETGFGQSLDKLTATLAAEPDDTHDTHDTGASDGTGADTDTDPRSTK
- a CDS encoding 6-phospho-beta-glucosidase translates to MRLTILGGGGFRVPLIYRALLGDRGEGRVTDVTLYDLDASRLATIRKVLADQASGHPDPPTVTATTDLDEAVTGADFVFSAIRVGGLAGRAADERIALAEGVLGQETVGAGGISFGLRTVPVAVGIARRIAVLAPEAWVINFTNPAGLVTEAMTAHLGDRVIGICDSPVGLGRRAAGALGVDPARVRLDYVGLNHLGWLRGLYAEGRNLLPSLFADEAALTSFEEGKLFGADLLRTLGALPNEYLHYYYFSRESVRSAGAAEQTRGAFLHSQQQHFYDSLGAVAETSPASRAAWNAWDATRLEREVTYMAENREAVGMGERDSCDLESGGYEQVALALMRAIALDERATLILNVRNRGRIPVLDDDAVIEVPCHVDGNGAHSIAGAPLPDHGTGLVCSVKAVERAVIRAATTRDRAHAIRALTIHPLIDSYAVAKRLLDAYQRHFPELAYLGR